A single window of Debaryomyces hansenii CBS767 chromosome F complete sequence DNA harbors:
- a CDS encoding DEHA2F17886p (similar to uniprot|P40471 Saccharomyces cerevisiae YIL124W AYR1 NADPH-dependent 1-acyl dihydroxyacetone phosphate reductase found in lipid particles and ER): MSGRQKSALVTGASSGIGYATAIEFARRGYQVFAGARRLEPMEPLAKEHGIIIFQLDVSSTESVKKAKNLIIEKTGGYLDILYNNAGQSCTFPALDVTDEWFKQCYEVNVFGPMRLVRELGPLVINSQGTIGFTGSVSGIMPFPLSCTYSSSKAAIHQYAASLRIEMKPFNVKVINIVTGGVRTNIEDTRPLPESSLYNVPGMKETLVERQQMAKRNNPISAESYAKKVVSDFEKSRVNGALNIYRGRMATFLGYLLYWCPRFLVEIIFIRKFKLTAIYKTIRTKYSKEHLD; the protein is encoded by the coding sequence ATGTCAGGACGTCAAAAATCAGCATTAGTCACTGGTGCTTCATCAGGAATCGGATACGCAACAGCAATTGAATTTGCCAGACGAGGATATCAAGTGTTTGCTGGTGCTAGAAGATTGGAACCTATGGAACCATTGGCCAAAGAACACggaattatcatttttcagTTAGATGTTTCGTCAACAGAAAGCGTTAAAAAGGCTAAGAATTTAATTATCGAAAAAACAGGAGGATATCTCGATATATTGTACAACAATGCTGGCCAGTCATGTACATTTCCTGCCTTAGATGTTACTGATGAGTGGTTTAAACAGTGTTACGAGGTGAATGTTTTTGGACCTATGAGATTGGTAAGGGAATTAGGACCATTAGTTATCAATTCCCAAGGTACGATTGGGTTTACTGGGTCAGTTAGTGGGATTATGCCTTTCCCATTATCTTGTAcatattcatcttctaaGGCAGCTATTCACCAATATGCTGCTAGtttaagaattgaaatGAAGCCATTCAACGTTaaagttattaatataGTTACTGGTGGGGTTAGAACGAACATTGAGGATACGAGGCCGTTACCAGAGAGTTCTCTTTATAATGTTCCTGGTATGAAAGAAACCTTGGTTGAAAGACAACAGATGGCTAAGAGAAATAATCCGATCAGTGCAGAAAGCTATGCTAAAAAAGTGGtttctgattttgaaaagctGAGAGTAAATGGAGcattgaatatttacaGAGGAAGAATGGCTACGTTTTTAGGCTACTTATTATACTGGTGTCCAAGGTTCTTAGTCGAGATTATCTTTATTAGGAAGTTTAAATTAACTGCAATTTACAAGACTATAAGAACCAAATACAGTAAGGAACATCTTGATtga
- a CDS encoding DEHA2F17908p (no similarity), which produces MNLKIGNRLQLYYKHGSIKYVEVEGVITKRAFMFHALSSSKIRKHSIIIPKSFSDHIPTHLIPLDNEQFG; this is translated from the coding sequence ATGAACCTAAAAATTGGCAATCGCTTACAACTCTATTATAAGCATGGCCTGATAAAGTACGTTGAAGTAGAGGGCGTCATAACCAAAAGAGCATTTATGTTTCATGCACTTTCGTCACTGAAGATCAGAAAGCattctataataatacCTAAATCTTTTTCTGATCATATTCCTACTCATTTAATACCTTTAGATAATGAACAATTTGGATGA
- a CDS encoding DEHA2F17930p (some similarities with uniprot|P25386 Saccharomyces cerevisiae YDL058W USO1 involved intracellular protein transport), which translates to MSFNIKDNSCDEEHTSVPDTSKVSRNDTFTNSEIGSSENSSTTLTDPLANNSNDFKFANRTPGTLFNHSRQNSTLISYKSLEKNRTTFNGMSTDSSEKREGGVLYKIESNRDNNNMLGETIDLHRPIQNQDAGRSIGVESLHGNRDTNITGAIYKPICTTSLVKFGSSDTALPMKDTKMGISKSYFILINELENKCNELEVKLLDGNKEIKVKNDELMVNKNKLRDVAKMTENLKKTMLVFQENLDSLQNEKMQYTKTLKSLRDENMSTKSRIRTLRHEINESIRKMDLYKSKFSKFKFRLESQNLKIISLNSTVDELSGNLSEEKLKTSSLIQEITQINQTHSEQMTQLQSQLQNTLLDKLNNSLPAFIKDENNLIQDTLLRINKDVSEKLNLDFSHLKNDFKNCNDFNNTKYENNFHTLSSQLTSINDYLFGMLDPLFKQMENRGEVIFSSLKEDILLQNFAAILKKSDVYFNKIENNLNDVNNAMDQSASIGQDYNERFAKVELHVSDLVNSRQEFMDKYQKLQFENVKLDKNISILEAKESEVSQKLINTKESLVSLQRCLDDSNSEIQILKQQSQAEKEHYCKNYESQIQSYKQLNSITMDEKSRMKSEIDNLLVKVTELEKCKSDFDKVQKKNHSLILKVENSTSELNKLHEEKQLVQNDMLNQHSKFIEKVNFLNKELAITRDVSEKLEEYKVKLKDKEERLAVEKQIVSIEKTKALSLENKVSELEKTIKEITRKIKIEETKFNNSSIALKSMYEDTKKELVAERIKIKKLDENEKEKIKAIDDLRLKYQQQVALNDEMINSNKQERSRLENTESILKESEKKRSSLMKENEELNFKINELQSQLLKINPDNTLSIKKRKLIDAEKLPEDEYSFDNINSSTSEAKNKKPNSRRQKPRR; encoded by the coding sequence ATGtcattcaatattaaagataACTCTTGTGATGAAGAACACACATCGGTTCCCGATACCTCCAAGGTTTCTCGTAATGACACTTTCACAAATTCTGAAATCGGATCTTCTGAAAATTCCTCAACAACCTTAACTGATCCATTGGCTAATAACTCAAATGATTTTAAGTTTGCAAACCGTACTCCTGGTACTTTGTTTAACCATTCAAGGCAGAATTCAACATTGATTAGTTATAAGAGTTTGGAGAAAAATCGTACGACCTTCAACGGGATGCTGACAGATAGTTCAGAGAAGCGTGAGGGAGGTGTGTTGTATAAGATAGAACTGAATAGagacaataataatatgcTCGGCgaaacaattgatttacACAGACCTATTCAAAATCAGGATGCTGGTCGTAGTATTGGGGTAGAAAGCTTACATGGTAATAGGGATACAAATATAACTGGTGCCATTTACAAGCCTATATGTACCACGTCTTTAGTTAAATTCGGATCATCGGATACCGCTCTCCCTATGAAAGATACTAAAATGGGTATATCCAAGTCATATTTCATacttattaatgaattggaaaacAAATGTAACGAGTTGGAGGTCAAGTTATTAGACGgaaataaagaaataaaagtgaaaaatgatgaattaatgGTTaacaagaataaattgCGAGATGTTGCAAAAATGACagaaaacttgaagaaaacaatgcttgtatttcaagaaaatttagATCTGCTACAAAATGAAAAGATGCAATATACCAAAACATTAAAGTCATTAAGGGATGAAAACATGTCTACAAAAAGTAGAATACGTACTCTTCGACAcgaaataaatgaatcGATAAGAAAAATGGACTTATATAAATCTAAGTTCagtaaattcaaatttagaCTTGAAAGTCAAAACCTCAAGATTATTAGTTTGAATAGCACAGTAGATGAATTATCAGGTAACTTATCAGaagaaaagttgaaaacatcttctttaattcaagAGATAACTCAAATTAATCAAACTCATAGTGAGCAAATGACCCAATTGCAGAGTCAATTGCAAAACACGTTATTAGATAAACTCAACAATTCTTTGCCCGCTTTTATTAAAGATgagaataatttgataCAAGACACACTTTTAAGAATCAATAAGGATGTTCTGGAAAAGTTGAACTTAGACTTCTCTCATCTaaaaaatgatttcaaaaattgtaatgatttcaacaacacaaaatatgaaaataattttcatacATTATCCTCACAATTAACTTCCATAAATGATTATCTTTTTGGAATGTTAGATCCGCTTTTCAAGCAAATGGAAAACAGAGGTGAGGTAATTTTTTCTAGTTTGAAAGAAGACATTTTGTTACAGAATTTCGCAGCCATTTTAAAGAAAAGTGAtgtatatttcaataagatAGAAAATAACTTGAATGATGTCAACAATGCCATGGATCAATCAGCATCAATAGGACAGGATTACAATGAAAGATTTGCAAAAGTGGAGCTTCATGTAAGTGATCTCGTAAATTCTAGACAGGAATTTATGGATAAGTATCAAAAGttacaatttgaaaatgttaaACTAGATAAGAATATATCCATTCTTGAAGCAAAAGAGTCCGAAGTTTCGcagaaattaataaacaCAAAAGAATCATTAGTCTCGCTTCAACGTTGTTTGgatgattcaaattctgaAATACAGATCCTAAAACAGCAATCTCAAGCTGAAAAGGAACATTACTGTAAAAATTATGAGTCTCAAATCCAATCGTATAAACAACTTAATTCAATTACTATGGACGAAAAATCAAGAATGAAGAGTGAAATTGACAATTTATTAGTGAAGGTTACGGAATTAGAGAAGTGCAAGCTGgattttgataaagttcagaaaaaaaatcattCTCTCATACTTAAAGTAGAGAATTCTACTagtgaattgaataaactTCATGAAGAAAAGCAATTGGTTCAGAATGACATGCTTAATCAACATTCCAAGTTTATTGAGAAAGTAAATTTCTTAAATAAAGAGCTAGCTATAACAAGGGATGTTCTggaaaaattagaagaatacAAAGTCAAGCTTAAGGATAAGGAGGAACGATTAGCTGTGGAAAAGCAAATTGTTTCCATTGAAAAAACCAAGGCTTTATCGCTAGAGAATAAAGTTAGTGAATTAGAAAAAActatcaaagaaataaccagaaaaataaaaatagaagaaactaaatttaataatagcTCTATTGCTTTGAAAAGTATGTATGAAGATACTAAAAAAGAGTTAGTTGCTGAACGgattaaaataaaaaagttggatgaaaatgagaaagaaaagattaaagctattgatgatttaagGTTGAAATACCAACAACAAGTTGCACTTAATGACGAAATGATCAACAGCAATAAGCAAGAACGCTCCAGACTAGAGAATACTGAGAgcattttgaaagaatccGAGAAAAAACGTTCATCTTTAATGAAGGAAAACGAAGAACtaaattttaaaatcaacGAATTGCAATCTCAGCTTTTAAAAATCAACCCCGATAATACTTTATCCattaaaaaaagaaaactCATTGatgctgaaaaattacctGAAGATGAGTATTCTTTTGACAACATAAACAGCTCAACACTGGAAGCGAAAAATAAGAAGCCCAATAGCAGAAGGCAGAAACCAAGAAggtaa
- a CDS encoding DEHA2F17952p (weakly similar to with uniprot|Q05530 Saccharomyces cerevisiae YDR286C Glutaredoxin-like protein), producing MIHISKSLRRFNIPYTRALSSTLRNSKTSLTFFTKETCMLCTNAKHILHDTLKDDTLKDKEISLETIDIMKPENSKWFDIYCYDVPVLHVNRPDQAKPVKFMHYFYNDKLLDEFSK from the coding sequence ATGATACATATTTCTAAAAGCTTAAGGCGTTTTAATATCCCTTATACCAGGGCACTTTCATCAACATTGCGGAACTCAAAGACATCTTTAACATTCTTTACCAAGGAAACTTGCATGTTATGTACCAATGCTAAACATATTTTACATGATACCTTGAAAGATGATACATTGAAAGATAAGGAAATATCGCTAGAAACAATCGATATAATGAAACctgaaaattcaaaatggtTTGATATATACTGCTATGATGTTCCTGTGTTACACGTAAATAGACCCGACCAAGCAAAACCTGTCAAATTCATGCATTACTTTTATAACGACAAACTATTAGACGAATTTAgtaaataa
- a CDS encoding DEHA2F17996p (similar to uniprot|P32907 Saccharomyces cerevisiae YNR002C), with product MSDSTTPLEEPPVAEVRYSGERNEYIILGNKKYARNELMTAFGGTLNPGLSPYPTNSFANPAPLGLAAFAFSTFALSLYNSQAMGITVPNVVVGAACFYGGAVQFLAGMWELLLGNTFGGTALTSYGAFWLSYAAIFIESFGITAAYEDKEMLSNAIGFFLIGWAIVTFMLCLATMKSTLAFFSLFFFLTITFILLAGGEFSGKVGVSRAGGVFGVITSIIAWYNAFAGASNRQNSYITCHPLPLIRSKK from the coding sequence ATGTCAGACTCAACCACTCCATTAGAAGAGCCACCTGTAGCAGAAGTTCGTTATTCCGGGGAACgtaatgaatatattatactTGGTAACAAGAAATATGCTAGAAACGAGTTGATGACTGCTTTTGGAGGTACATTAAATCCTGGATTAAGTCCATATCCAACCAATTCGTTCGCTAATCCAGCACCTTTGGGTTTAGCAGCTTTCGCCTTTAGTACGTTTGCTTTATCGTTATACAATTCACAGGCTATGGGCATTACTGTTCCTAATGTGGTTGTGGGTGCTGCTTGTTTTTACGGTGGTGCTGTTCAGTTCTTAGCCGGTATGTGGGAACTTCTTTTAGGAAACACCTTTGGTGGTACGGCATTGACCTCATATGGTGCATTCTGGTTGTCCTACGCCGCCATATTTATCGAAAGCTTTGGAATTACTGCTGCTtatgaagataaagaaatgcTTAGCAATGCGATCGGGTTTTTCCTTATTGGATGGGCCATAGTTACATTCATGCTTTGTTTAGCTACTATGAAATCCACCTTGGCATTCTTCTCgttatttttcttcttaaCAATCacatttattttgttgGCGGGTGGTGAATTTAGTGGTAAAGTAGGTGTTTCGAGGGCCGGTGGTGTTTTCGGAGTTATAACGTCTATTATTGCTTGGTACAATGCATTTGCTGGTGCTTCTAACAGACAAAACTCTTACATTACATGTCATCCACTTCCACTTATTAGGAGTAAGAAATAG
- a CDS encoding DEHA2F18018p (some similarities with uniprot|P17967 Saccharomyces cerevisiae YCL043C PDI1 Protein disulfide isomerase): MKLSCAIITSFLVILVHGSGVLQVNDQKFKDVVITSGKYTLVKFYADWCRHCKNMLPAYEEVSRLFENEPNVQIVKINGDKDGRKMSKKYNIEGFPTVMLFHENDEPIEFNGARDADAMSNFVQHIANIRLDKSKDSGKPDGEKSQVLELNDLNFQEKVLDNDKATTIVAFTASWCGHCKTLSPIWEKLANDVYVNDDKIVIGKVVTDDSPADKLMSQFGVTSFPTILYFDSSKVDEDGLRRPVLFYGDRSLEQLVSFINEKAGLHRDTNGELLETAGKISKLDELIRDKLPKSDGSGVGMELLRELNKIIALSTSSVVNKQEAVSIGDDLSMAKYYKKLINNVINGETEFFDREINRLTRMIQNNKQSLQKQTIDSIQKRLNVLSIFTNHL, encoded by the coding sequence ATGAAACTAAGTTGTGCAATAATAACATCATTCTTAGTTATTTTAGTCCACGGATCCGGAGTTTTACAAGTAAAtgatcaaaaatttaaagatgtTGTAATCACTTCGGGAAAGTATACATTAGTGAAATTTTATGCTGATTGGTGCCGTCATTGTAAAAACATGTTACCAGCGTATGAAGAAGTCAGTCGTttgtttgaaaatgaacCAAATGTACAAATTGTTAAAATCAATGGGGATAAGGATGGTCGTAAAATGAGTAAAAAGTACAATATTGAAGGGTTTCCAACTGTTATGTTGTTTCATGAAAATGACGAGCCCATTGAATTTAACGGTGCTAGAGATGCAGATGCAATGAGTAACTTTGTGCAACACATAGCGAATATACGGTTGGATAAATCTAAAGATCTGGGAAAACCAGATGGCGAAAAATCACAAGTATTGGAATTGAACGATTTGAACTTCCAAGAAAAAGTGCTCGATAATGACAAGGCTACTACGATTGTAGCATTTACAGCTCTGTGGTGTGGTCATTGTAAAACCTTACTGCCAATATGGGAAAAATTGGCTAATGATGTATACGTCAATGATGATAAGATAGTAATCGGTAAAGTTGTCACTGATGATAGTCCGGCGGACAAATTGATGTCACAATTTGGCGTTACCTCATTCCCAACtatattgtattttgaTTCGAGTAAAGTAGACGAAGATGGCTTAAGAAGACCTGTTTTGTTTTATGGTGATAGATCTCTTGAACAGTTAgtttcatttattaatgagaaAGCAGGGTTGCATCGCGATACAAATGGTGAATTGTTGGAAACTGCTGGTAAAATAAGCAAGTTAGACGAACTAATTAGAGATAAATTACCAAAACTGGACGGAAGCGGAGTAGGAATGGAATTGTTGCgtgaattaaataaaattatcgCATTAAGTACCAGCCTGGTGGTTAACAAACAAGAAGCTGTATCCATTGGAGATGATTTATCAATggcaaaatattataagaaattgataaacaatGTTATCAACGGAGAAactgaattttttgatagGGAAATTAATCGTTTAACCAGAATGATTCAGAATAATAAGCAGAGCTTACAAAAGCAGACTATCGATTCAATCCAAAAAAGATTAAATGTATTAAGCATATTCACTAACCATTTGTGA